One window from the genome of Pedobacter schmidteae encodes:
- the nusG gene encoding transcription termination/antitermination protein NusG → MDGQLKWYVVRAVSGKEKKVKQYIDSEISRLGFAHLVPQVLIPMEKYYQMKDGKKIAKERNYYPGYVLIEAILDGELEHIIKNINSVIGFLGDKGGNPVPMRQAEVNRILGKVDEMSQQGETMNVAYYVGENVKVMDGPFNGFTGVIEEVNEEKKKLKVMVKIFGRKTPLELNYMQVEKE, encoded by the coding sequence ATGGACGGTCAGTTGAAATGGTATGTAGTTAGAGCTGTTAGCGGTAAAGAAAAGAAAGTAAAACAGTATATTGATTCGGAAATTAGTCGTTTAGGCTTTGCTCATTTGGTACCTCAGGTTCTGATACCAATGGAGAAGTACTATCAAATGAAAGACGGTAAGAAGATTGCAAAAGAACGCAACTACTATCCGGGATACGTTTTGATAGAGGCTATTTTAGATGGAGAATTAGAGCACATTATTAAGAATATTAATAGTGTGATTGGCTTTTTAGGGGATAAGGGTGGAAACCCTGTACCTATGCGCCAGGCAGAAGTTAACCGTATTTTAGGTAAAGTTGATGAGATGAGCCAGCAAGGTGAAACTATGAACGTTGCTTATTATGTTGGCGAGAACGTTAAAGTTATGGATGGACCATTTAATGGCTTTACCGGTGTGATTGAAGAGGTTAACGAAGAAAAGAAAAAATTAAAAGTAATGGTTAAGATCTTTGGACGTAAAACTCCTCTGGAACTTAACTATATGCAGGTTGAAAAAGAGTAA
- the secE gene encoding preprotein translocase subunit SecE, translating to MAKVVQFIKESYEEMTHKVTWPTWGELQNSAVLVLVASLIIACVIFAMDKGSTFVLDTFYKSLSN from the coding sequence ATGGCTAAAGTAGTTCAGTTTATTAAAGAATCATACGAGGAGATGACCCATAAGGTTACCTGGCCTACATGGGGCGAGTTGCAAAATTCGGCGGTGTTGGTTTTGGTAGCTTCATTAATCATTGCATGTGTTATATTTGCAATGGATAAGGGCTCTACTTTTGTGTTAGATACTTTTTATAAATCACTTTCTAATTAA
- the tuf gene encoding elongation factor Tu: MAKEKFDRSKPHLNIGTIGHVDHGKTTLTAAITKVLSDAGLSEARSFDSIDSAPEEKERGITINTAHVEYSTANRHYAHVDCPGHADYVKNMVTGAAQMDGAIIVVAATDGPMPQTREHILLARQVGVPSLVVFMNKVDMVDDPELLELVEMEVRELLSFYEFPGDDIPVIQGSALGGLNGDPKWVAKIMELMDAVDNYVPIPPRLTDLPFLMPVEDVFSITGRGTVATGRIERGVINSGDPVEILGMGAENLKSTVTGVEMFRKILDYGEAGDNVGLLLRGIEKTDIRRGMVICKPGSVTPHTDFKAEIYVLSKAEGGRHTPFFNKYRPQFYFRTTDVTGEISLAEGTEMVMPGDNVTITVKLINAIAMEKGLRFAIREGGRTVGAGQVTEILK, from the coding sequence ATGGCAAAAGAAAAGTTTGACCGCAGCAAGCCGCACTTAAACATCGGCACAATCGGTCACGTTGACCACGGTAAAACAACCTTAACAGCAGCTATCACTAAAGTGTTATCTGATGCTGGTTTATCTGAGGCGCGTTCATTTGATTCTATTGACTCTGCTCCAGAGGAAAAAGAAAGAGGTATCACTATTAATACAGCACACGTTGAATATTCAACAGCTAACCGTCACTATGCACACGTTGACTGTCCAGGTCACGCGGATTACGTGAAAAACATGGTTACTGGTGCTGCGCAAATGGATGGAGCTATCATCGTTGTAGCTGCTACAGATGGTCCGATGCCACAAACTCGCGAGCACATTCTATTGGCTCGTCAGGTAGGTGTTCCTTCATTGGTTGTATTCATGAATAAAGTGGATATGGTTGATGATCCTGAGTTGTTAGAATTAGTAGAGATGGAAGTTCGTGAATTGTTATCATTCTATGAATTCCCTGGTGATGATATTCCTGTTATTCAAGGTTCAGCTCTTGGTGGTTTGAACGGAGATCCAAAATGGGTTGCTAAAATCATGGAATTAATGGATGCAGTAGATAACTATGTACCAATTCCTCCACGTTTAACTGACCTTCCATTCTTAATGCCTGTTGAGGACGTATTCTCGATCACTGGTCGTGGTACTGTTGCAACTGGTCGTATTGAGCGTGGTGTAATCAACTCTGGTGATCCTGTTGAGATCTTGGGTATGGGTGCAGAAAATCTTAAATCAACTGTAACAGGTGTTGAGATGTTCCGTAAGATCCTTGATTATGGTGAAGCTGGTGATAACGTAGGTTTATTGTTACGTGGTATTGAGAAAACTGATATCCGTCGTGGTATGGTTATCTGTAAACCAGGTTCTGTAACTCCTCACACTGATTTCAAAGCTGAGATCTATGTATTGTCAAAAGCAGAAGGTGGACGTCACACTCCATTCTTTAACAAATACCGTCCGCAATTCTATTTCCGTACCACAGACGTAACTGGTGAGATTTCACTAGCTGAAGGAACTGAAATGGTTATGCCAGGTGATAACGTTACGATCACTGTAAAATTGATCAACGCGATCGCAATGGAAAAAGGTCTACGTTTCGCTATCCGTGAAGGTGGTAGAACAGTAGGTGCTGGTCAGGTAACTGAAATTTTAAAATAG
- the hpf gene encoding ribosome hibernation-promoting factor, HPF/YfiA family, which yields MKITVQSIHFNADQKLLDFIQKKVDKLDQFFDQIISGEVYLKLENVDDEANKISEVKLIVPGGTMFAKEQCKSFEEATDLAIESLRKQITKHKDKTRTKLSEHKVLMNANEVSDY from the coding sequence ATGAAAATTACAGTTCAATCGATCCATTTCAATGCAGACCAGAAGTTGTTAGATTTTATTCAGAAGAAAGTTGATAAGTTGGATCAGTTTTTTGATCAGATCATTAGTGGCGAAGTATATTTAAAATTAGAGAATGTAGACGATGAGGCAAATAAAATCAGTGAGGTGAAATTGATTGTACCAGGCGGTACAATGTTTGCAAAAGAACAATGTAAATCATTTGAAGAGGCAACAGATTTGGCGATAGAATCCTTAAGAAAGCAAATTACCAAACATAAAGATAAGACGAGAACTAAGCTAAGTGAGCATAAGGTGTTGATGAACGCAAATGAAGTGTCTGATTATTAG
- the rplK gene encoding 50S ribosomal protein L11, whose amino-acid sequence MAKEVSALVKLQIKGGAANPSPPVGPALGAKGVNIMEFCKQFNARTQDKPGKVLPVVITVYADKSFEFIIKTPPVAIQLKDATKLQSGSAEPNRKKVGSVTWDQVKSIAEDKMTDLNAFTIESAMSMVAGTARSMGITVSGDAPWTN is encoded by the coding sequence ATGGCAAAAGAAGTCAGTGCGCTTGTTAAATTACAGATCAAGGGTGGAGCTGCAAATCCATCGCCACCGGTAGGACCTGCATTAGGTGCTAAAGGGGTGAACATCATGGAGTTTTGCAAACAGTTCAATGCTCGTACCCAAGATAAGCCCGGTAAAGTATTACCAGTTGTAATTACTGTTTATGCTGACAAGTCTTTCGAATTTATCATCAAAACCCCTCCGGTTGCAATCCAGTTAAAGGATGCTACTAAATTACAGAGTGGTTCTGCTGAGCCCAACCGTAAAAAAGTTGGTTCGGTGACTTGGGATCAGGTTAAGTCAATTGCTGAAGATAAGATGACTGATTTAAACGCATTCACTATCGAATCGGCAATGAGTATGGTTGCTGGTACAGCACGCAGTATGGGAATCACCGTTAGTGGTGATGCGCCCTGGACAAATTAA
- a CDS encoding tyrosine-type recombinase/integrase, with protein sequence MTVEQFLTYLQHEKRYSSHTIQSYKIDLLQFDGFMHETFELSLLAVKYVHVRDFVVSLMDGGVSASSVCRKLSTLRSFYKFLLRENVVTINPMALVKAPKVPKKLPVFVDEAKLDLLLDSEELFDDSFPSVRNRLIIETLFGTGMRLAELLALKDSDINFYDSTVRVMGKRNKERVIPIGRILKDQLKAYLSLKTLQNFDNKTACLIVTDKGADAYPDFIRRIVQRYLAYISTQDKKSPHVLRHSYATTLLNRGADLNAIKELLGHASLAATQVYTHNSVERLKTIYKQAHPKA encoded by the coding sequence CAGCACGAGAAGAGATATTCTTCACATACCATACAGTCTTACAAAATAGATCTGCTTCAATTTGATGGCTTCATGCACGAAACATTTGAATTGTCTTTGTTAGCTGTAAAGTACGTCCATGTGCGTGATTTTGTGGTTTCGCTGATGGATGGTGGAGTTTCTGCAAGCTCTGTTTGCCGCAAATTGTCTACGCTGCGTAGCTTTTATAAATTTTTACTTCGGGAAAATGTCGTAACCATAAATCCAATGGCCCTGGTGAAGGCGCCAAAGGTACCCAAAAAACTGCCTGTTTTTGTGGATGAAGCCAAGCTTGATCTGTTGCTCGACTCGGAGGAGCTTTTTGATGATAGTTTTCCTTCGGTAAGAAACAGACTGATTATTGAAACTTTATTTGGTACAGGAATGCGCCTGGCCGAGTTGTTGGCCCTGAAGGATTCGGACATTAATTTTTATGATTCGACCGTTAGGGTAATGGGTAAAAGGAATAAGGAAAGGGTAATCCCTATTGGAAGGATATTGAAGGACCAATTGAAAGCTTATTTATCATTAAAAACATTACAGAATTTTGATAACAAAACGGCATGCTTAATCGTTACTGATAAAGGAGCGGATGCTTACCCGGACTTTATCAGAAGGATAGTGCAGCGCTATTTGGCGTATATATCAACACAAGATAAGAAGAGCCCACATGTATTACGTCATTCCTATGCGACTACGTTGTTGAACCGTGGAGCTGATTTGAATGCGATTAAAGAGTTATTAGGACATGCCAGTTTGGCCGCTACGCAGGTTTACACGCATAATTCAGTAGAGAGATTAAAAACAATATATAAACAGGCCCATCCAAAGGCGTAA